The Neurospora crassa OR74A linkage group IV, whole genome shotgun sequence genome has a segment encoding these proteins:
- a CDS encoding pyrimidine 5'-nucleotidase, which yields MAAQETNTTNGTSQPADNRVVFFFDIDNCLYPKSAKVHDLMADLIDQYFARHLNLPWEDAVRLHKEYYQNYGLAIEGLVRHHQIDPLEYNAKVDDALPLDNIIKPSDALKQLLADIDKRKVKLWLFTNAYINHAKRVVKLLEIEDFFEGITYCDYSQTPLICKPHEDMFKKAMREADVVDRWGDCYFVDDSYLNCKKAQELGWTTAHLVEEGVTPPKTPASKYQISTLQELRTVFPELFKKDEE from the exons ATGGCGGCCCAAGAAACAAACACCACGAACGGCACTAGCCAACCGGCGGACAACCGCGttgtctttttctt TGACATTGACAACTGTCTCTATCCCAAGA GCGCTAAAGTCCACGACCTAATGGCCGACCTCATCGACCAGTACTTTGCCCGCCACCTCAACCTACCGTGGGAGGACGCCGTCCGGCTGCACAAGGAGTACTACCAAAACTACGGGCTGGCCATCGAGGGACTGGTGCGGCACCACCAGATCGACCCGCTCGAGTACAACGCCAAGGTGGACGACGCGTTACCCTtggacaacatcatcaagccGAGCGACGCGCTCAAGCAGCTGTTGGCGGACATTGACAAGCGCAAGGTCAAGCTGTGGCTGTTTACCAATGCGTACATCAACCACGCGAAACGGGTGGTCAAGTTGTTGGAGATTGAAGACTTCTTTGAGGGGATCACGTACTGCGATTATAGCCAGACGCCGCTGATTTGCAAGCCGCATGAGGATATGTTTAAAAAGGCGATGCGGGAGGCGGACGTCGTGGACAGGTGGGGGGATTGTTACTTTGTTG ATGACTCCTACTTGAATTGCAAAAAGGCGCAAGAGCTGGGGTGGACGACGGCGCACTTGGTAGAGGAGGGCGTGACGCCACCCAAGACGCCGGCGTCCAAGTACCAAATAAGCACTTTGCAGGAGTTGCGGACGGTATTCCCCGAGCTCTtcaagaaggatgaggaATGA
- a CDS encoding ATP-dependent protease La: MLSRQRIPRILASRTSLAHSIRSFTSTTSSIRPVAAAGQHAVTRPRHERPTNLSSFSTYTALGKKNDKGFFDNSIEPLSEEERKANVEHAEAEAKEAESKQAKSKSSTSDAPPPAPEDGKAGAAGGSSAGSGSGADGGSGDGGKRGRKPGDKALAKPVVPEIYPQVMAIPIAKRPLFPGFYKAITIKDPNVAAAITEMIKRGQPYVGAFLFKDENADDDVIRNRDDVYDVGVFAQITSAFPMNNQNGEGASLTAILYPHRRIKLSELIPPGSPEAASIDGAKEGAAPEPVPEPIPKVTDESEQKGDVVASFEESAVTPRPEPSQKPYEPTSFLKKYPVSLVNVENLTEEPYDPKSQVIRAVTNEIVNVFKEVASMNSLFRDQISTFSMSQSTGNVMAEPAKLADFAAAVSAGEPAELQEVLSSLNVEERMHKALLVLKKEHVNAQLQSKITKDVEQKITKRQREYWLMEQMKGIRRELGIESDGKDKLVEKFKELADKLAMPEAVRKVFDDELNKLAHLEPAASEFNVTRNYLDWLTNIPWGQSSAENFDILNAVKVLDEDHYGLKDVKDRILEFIAVGKLRGTVEGKILCFVGPPGVGKTSIGKSIARALGRQYYRFSVGGLTDVAEIKGHRRTYVGALPGRVIQALKKCKTENPLILIDEIDKIGRGYQGDPSSALLELLDPEQNGSFLDHYLDVPVDLSKVLFVCTANLTDTIPRPLLDRMEVIRLSGYVADEKMAIAEKYLAPQAQEMAGLKGVDVQLTKDAIEELNKSYCRESGVRNLKKKIEQVYRKSALKIVQDLGEQALPESEALTEEGKAAQEETEKKKSEEAASGETSSPKAATEASEKETTEKPRVAMKIPEGVHVVINKDNLKDYVGPPIFTSDRLYDVTPPGVTMGLAWTSMGGAAMYVESILQSALTSKSAPSLEITGNLKTVMKESSAIAYSYAKAVMAKDFPKNRFFDKAKIHVHVPEGAVQKDGPSAGITMTTSLLSLALDTPIDPQIAMTGELTLTGKVLRIGGLREKTVAARRAGCKMVVFPEDNMSDWLELPENVKEGIEGRPVRWYSEVFDLIFPKLDREKANKSRIIEDDKSEKEESKKKNDDDE, encoded by the exons ATGCTGTCCCGACAGCGCATCCCGCGCATCCTCGCGTCGAGGACATCGCTTGCGCATTCGATTAGGTCTTTCACCTCAACCACTTCTTCGATACGCCCGGTTGCCGCGGCTGGCCAACATGCCGTGACCCGGCCCCGACACGAAAGACCGACGAACCTCTCGAGTTTCTCAACGTACACTGCtctggggaagaagaacgacAAGGGCTTTTTCGACAACTCGATCGAGCCACTATCAGAGGAGGAGCGCAAGGCAAACGTTGAGCACGCCGAGGCCGAAGCAAAGGAGGCTGAGTCGAAACAGGCCAAGTCCAAGTCTTCAACCTCGGATGCCCCGCCGCCGGCGCCAGAAGATGGAAAGGCTGGCGCTGCTGGCGGTTCATCTGCCGGCTCGGGCTCAGGCGCAGACGGTGGCTCCGGAGATGGTGGCAAGCGAGGCCGCAAGCCTGGTGATAAGGCATTGGCGAAGCCCGTCGTACCGGAAATCTACCCCCAGGTCATGGCGATTCCTATAGCGAAGCGACCGCTCTTCCCCGGTTTCTACAAGGCCATTACCATCAAGGACCCCAATGTCGCTGCGGCTATTACAGAAATGATCAAGCGCGGACAGCCATATGTGGGAGCGTTCTTGTTCAAGGACGAGAacgccgacgacgatgtGATTCGGAACCGCGACGATGTCTATGACGTCGGTGTTTTTGCGCAGATCACCAGCGCTTTCCCCATGAACAACCAGAACGGCGAGGGTGCTAGTCTCACCGCGATTCTTTACCCCCACCGGAGAATCAAGCTGTCGGAGCTCATTCCTCCCGGCTCGCCTGAGGCTGCCTCGATCGATGGTGCGAAGGAGGGTGCTGCCCCTGAGCCGGTACCTGAGCCGATCCCCAAGGTGACCGACGAGTCTGAGCAAAAGGGTGACGTGGTGGCGAGCTTTGAGGAAAGCGCCGTGACACCTAGGCCCGAACCAAGCCAGAAGCCCTACGAGCCGACATCGTTCCTTAAAAAGTATCCGGTCAGTCTTGTTAATGTAGAGAACTTGACGGAAGAACCCTACGACCCCAAGAGCCAGGTTATACGCGCCGTTACGAACGAGATCGTAAACGTCTTCAAGGAGGTCGCTAGCATGAACAGTCTCTTCCGGGATCAGATTTCCACCTTTAGCATGAGCCAATCGACCGGTAATGTCATGGCTGAGCCAGCCAAGCTTGCGGATTTTGCCGCTGCTGTCAGCGCCGGTGAGCCTGCTGAGCTTCAGGAGGTTCTTTCTAGCCTGAACGTGGAAGAAAGAATGCACAAggctcttcttgtcctcaaGAAGGAGCACGTCAACGCCCAGCTTCAGTCCAAGATTACCAAGGACGTAGAGCAGAAGATCACCAAACGCCAGCGTGAATACTGGCTCATGGAGCAGATGAAGGGTATCAGGCGCGAGCTTGGTATCGAGTCTGACGGCAAGGACAAGCTCGTCGAAAAGTTCAAAGAGCTCGCCGACAAGCTGGCCATGCCTGAGGCCGTGCGCAAGGTGTTTGATGACGAGCTGAACAAGCTCGCCCACCTGGAGCCTGCCGCTTCCGAGTTCAATGTCACGCGCAACTACTTGGACTGGCTCACCAACATTCCTTGGGGCCAGAGCAGTGCCGAGAACTTTGACATTCTGAATGCTGTCAAGGTTCTGGATGAGGATCACTATGGTCTCAAGGACGTCAAGGATCGTATTTTGGAGTTCATTGCCGTTGGAAAGCTACGCGGCACCGTCGAGGGTAAGATTCTCTGCTTCGTCGGTCCTCCGGGTGTCGGCAAGACTTCGATTGGCAAGTCCATTGCTCGCGCACTTGGTCGCCAATACTACCGCTTCAGTGTGGGAGGTCTTACCGACGTTGCCGAAATCAAGGGTCACCGCCGGACATACGTGGGTGCCCTTCCCGGCCGTGTCATCCAGGCCCTCAAGAAGTGCAAGACCGAGAACCCCTTGATCTTGATTGACGAAATCGACAAGATTGGCCGCGGCTACCAGGGAGATCCCTCGTCTGCACTTCTCGAGCTCTTGGACCCCGAGCAAAACGGCTCTTTCCTGGACCACTATCTAGATGTCCCTGTAGATCTGTCCAAGGTGCTTTTCGTCTGCACTGCTAACCTGACTGACACCATCCCACGGCCCCTTCTCGACCGTATGGAGGTCATCCGACTTTCCGGATACGTCGCAGATGAGAAGATGGCCATTGCCGAAAAGTACCTTGCTCCTCAGGCCCAGGAGATGGCTGGTCTCAAGGGCGTTGACGTGCAACTAACAAAGGACGCGATTGAGGAACTCAACAAGTCCTACTGCCGCGAGTCGGGTGTCCGTAacctcaagaagaagatcgagCAGGTATACCGCAAGTCTGCCCTGAAGATCGTTCAGGACCTCGGCGAGCAGGCCCTTCCCGAGTCTGAAGCTCTTACCGAGGAGGGTAAGGCTGCCCAGGAGGagacggaaaagaagaagagcgaggAGGCCGCGTCCGGTGAGACCAGCAGCCCGAAGGCCGCCACCGAAGCTTCTGAGAAGGAGACCACGGAGAAGCCTCGGGTAGCCATGAAGATTCCTGAAGGCGTCCATGTCGTTATCAACAAGGACAACCTCAAGGATTACGTGGGACCCCCGATCTTCACTTCTGACAGGCTCTATGATGTGACACCCCCTGGTGTTACCATGGGCCTGGCCTGGACCTCCATGGGTGGCGCTGCCATGTATGTCGAGTCTATTCTCCAGAGCGCGCTGACCTCCAAGAGCGCGCCATCGCTCGAGATTACCGGCAATCTCAAGACCGTCATGAAGGAGTCCTCCGCTATCGCCTACTCGTATGCCAAGGCGGTCATGGCCAAGGACTTCCCCAAGAACCGCTTCTTCGACAAGGCCAAGATTCACGTGCACGTTCCTGAGGGCGCCGTGCAAAAGGATGGTCCTTCGGCCGGTATCACCATGACCACCTCTTTGCTGTCGCTTGCGCTCGACACTCCTATTGACCCCCAGATCGCCATGACTGGTGAGCTTACCCTCACTGGCAAGGTACTCCGCATCGGTGGATTGAGGGAGAAGACTGTGGCGGCTAGGCGAGCTGGCTGCAAGATGGTTGTGTTCCCTGAGGACAACATGTCTGACTGGCTTGAGCTTCCTGAG AACGTCAAGGAAGGTATCGAGGGCCGGCCCGTGCGTTGGTACTCTGAGGTCTTTGACCTGATTTTCCCCAAGCTCGACCGGGAGAAGGCCAACAAGAGCCGGATCATCGAGGACGACAAGtccgagaaggaggagtccaagaagaagaacgatgacgacgagtaA